The proteins below are encoded in one region of Clostridium pasteurianum DSM 525 = ATCC 6013:
- a CDS encoding TetR/AcrR family transcriptional regulator produces MPNNRYKNASTNEIVKKANISKGLLFHYFSSKKKLFLFLYEYSKDIFLNEFYNKVNYDETDIIKRWKQIVTLEMELIQKYPVLYDFMLTSSADDSKEVKQELENQMKSILEDSYIRLFSNIDTSKFKDGVDAKRISQIIFWVAQGFSNRELEYLKRDPVYYKSHINMDDIVKEFELYLEMLKDAFYK; encoded by the coding sequence ATGCCTAATAACAGATATAAAAATGCTTCCACAAATGAGATTGTTAAAAAGGCTAATATTTCTAAAGGATTGCTTTTTCATTATTTTAGCAGTAAAAAAAAGTTATTTCTGTTTCTCTATGAATATTCTAAGGATATATTTTTAAATGAATTTTATAACAAAGTTAATTATGATGAAACTGATATCATAAAAAGATGGAAGCAAATTGTGACTTTAGAGATGGAACTAATTCAAAAGTATCCTGTATTGTATGATTTTATGTTGACTTCATCAGCAGATGATAGCAAAGAAGTAAAGCAGGAACTTGAAAATCAAATGAAAAGTATTTTAGAAGACAGCTATATCAGGTTGTTTAGTAATATTGATACTTCAAAATTTAAAGATGGAGTGGATGCAAAACGTATTTCGCAAATTATATTCTGGGTTGCTCAGGGTTTCAGTAATCGTGAGTTAGAATATCTAAAACGGGATCCAGTTTATTATAAATCTCATATTAATATGGATGATATAGTAAAGGAATTTGAGTTATATCTAGAGATGTTAAAAGATGCTTTTTATAAATGA
- a CDS encoding DUF6431 domain-containing protein, giving the protein MPYGIKKYNKLCKFNQFPSKYGCEACGFEGKLYRHGFYYRNLITLKGAYKIVILRCKCQSCGKTYSLIPSFIIPYRQYAYEVILTSIIMMLKLGYSFSKILTLIKSLNINYSSLNTTDLSFWKNRLVSSLSSIRLFFAQYKFYNSNINSKLPIDIIKKIIIFCRLRHDFNLDYFLHMPKYFFCK; this is encoded by the coding sequence ATGCCTTACGGAATAAAAAAATACAATAAACTTTGTAAGTTTAATCAATTTCCAAGTAAATATGGATGCGAAGCATGTGGATTTGAAGGTAAGCTGTACAGACATGGATTTTATTATAGAAACTTAATTACCCTTAAAGGTGCATACAAGATAGTCATCCTGCGTTGTAAATGTCAATCCTGTGGTAAAACCTATTCTCTTATACCCAGTTTTATTATTCCTTATAGGCAATATGCTTATGAAGTTATTCTAACTTCTATTATTATGATGCTAAAACTAGGTTATTCCTTTAGTAAAATATTAACTCTTATAAAATCTCTTAATATTAACTACTCATCTCTTAATACAACAGATCTATCATTTTGGAAAAATAGGCTAGTAAGCTCATTATCGAGTATTCGTTTATTTTTTGCACAGTATAAATTCTATAATTCTAACATAAATAGCAAATTACCTATTGATATCATAAAAAAAATTATTATCTTTTGCCGTTTAAGGCACGATTTTAACTTGGATTATTTTTTACACATGCCTAAGTATTTCTTTTGTAAATGA
- a CDS encoding DDE-type integrase/transposase/recombinase, whose translation MILKEFNQKIALFRYSLIAPIITNTFTQTSVKDYLAEIAAKSYTLPNGKKKEYSPATIKGWLVQYRKYGIDGLYPKSRADKGTSRKISNETKEFIINSKLNSPKKTAKYIYHEVIAKGFESETSISLSTVTRFINKAKIGSKKLVPDDRRAFEFEFSNECWQSDVSVGPYLTIEDKKFKTYIIAFLDDSSRVIVGCKAFFKDDLLSLMSVFKDAVASKGIPKKVFVDNGKIYKSEQFHLICAALGSILSFARPYSPQSKGKIERWFQTMQKQWMNSINWNDFKSIDLLNESLSGYVNSYNNTIHSSINKKPIDKYMSNVENIRFIDSKTELDYLFLYKVLRTVKNDSTVSIGTKIFEVPLKYVGDKINIRYDPSSIDKAYIFSQDGKLEDTIFPVKKIDNSKIRRTNNTNSVDFSAFEAN comes from the coding sequence ATGATATTAAAAGAATTTAATCAAAAGATAGCATTATTTCGTTATTCTCTGATTGCACCCATTATAACCAATACATTTACTCAGACTTCTGTAAAAGATTATTTAGCAGAAATTGCAGCAAAGTCTTATACACTGCCTAACGGCAAGAAAAAAGAGTATTCTCCTGCAACAATCAAAGGATGGCTAGTTCAATATAGGAAATATGGTATTGATGGCTTATATCCAAAATCAAGAGCTGATAAAGGTACTTCCAGAAAAATTTCAAATGAAACCAAAGAATTTATTATAAACAGTAAATTAAATTCACCTAAAAAAACTGCCAAGTACATATATCATGAAGTTATAGCTAAAGGTTTTGAAAGTGAAACTAGTATTTCCCTGTCAACAGTAACTAGATTTATAAATAAGGCTAAGATAGGTTCTAAAAAGCTTGTACCTGATGATAGAAGAGCCTTTGAATTTGAGTTTTCCAATGAATGCTGGCAATCTGACGTATCTGTAGGTCCTTACCTTACTATAGAAGATAAAAAATTCAAGACTTATATTATAGCTTTTTTAGATGATTCCAGTAGAGTCATTGTAGGATGCAAAGCATTTTTTAAAGATGATCTTTTATCTCTTATGTCTGTATTTAAAGATGCGGTAGCATCAAAGGGAATTCCTAAAAAAGTTTTCGTTGATAATGGAAAGATATATAAAAGTGAGCAATTTCATTTGATTTGTGCAGCTCTTGGTAGTATTTTAAGTTTTGCAAGACCATATTCCCCTCAATCTAAGGGCAAAATTGAAAGATGGTTCCAAACTATGCAAAAACAATGGATGAATTCAATTAATTGGAATGATTTTAAATCTATAGACCTTTTAAATGAATCCCTGTCGGGTTATGTTAACAGTTATAACAACACTATACATTCCTCAATAAACAAAAAACCAATTGATAAGTACATGTCTAATGTTGAAAATATAAGATTTATTGATTCTAAAACTGAACTAGACTATTTATTTTTATATAAAGTACTCCGTACTGTAAAAAATGACTCCACAGTATCTATAGGTACAAAAATATTTGAAGTACCACTAAAATATGTTGGTGACAAAATAAATATACGCTATGATCCATCATCTATTGATAAAGCTTATATTTTTTCACAGGATGGTAAACTTGAAGATACTATTTTCCCTGTTAAAAAAATTGATAATTCAAAAATCAGAAGAACTAACAATACTAATTCTGTTGATTTTTCTGCCTTTGAAGCTAACTAA
- a CDS encoding ExeA family protein, translating into MYKAFYGLTFDPFDKNLDLKYSFKSEDFSKAMNRLEFLKSVLGIGVITGEPGVSKSFLLRNFVDSLNPNLYKCVYIPISTLTVMDFYRALCDGLGIIHAQKKVTMFKQIQESIYTYSHSKNVIPVIIIDECQFLSNSILDDLRIIFNFHMDSKNYAMLILSGQPNFLLQLSRQVHEALRQRIIMNYCLKGLTHDECKPYITSMLKAAGCSEPIFTDDAFELIYSSTNGAIRPLNSLTRMCLISGANERLTSINSDTVYKSQSEIDLTI; encoded by the coding sequence ATGTATAAAGCTTTTTATGGCTTAACTTTTGATCCTTTTGATAAAAATCTTGACTTAAAATACAGTTTTAAATCTGAGGATTTCTCTAAAGCAATGAATAGATTAGAATTTTTAAAATCTGTTTTAGGGATTGGCGTTATTACTGGAGAGCCTGGAGTTAGTAAGTCTTTCTTGCTCCGCAATTTTGTAGATTCACTAAATCCAAATTTATATAAGTGCGTATACATTCCTATTTCCACTTTAACTGTTATGGACTTCTATAGAGCATTATGCGATGGTCTTGGAATAATTCATGCTCAGAAAAAAGTAACTATGTTTAAGCAAATACAAGAGTCTATATACACTTATAGCCACAGTAAAAATGTAATTCCAGTTATTATAATTGATGAATGTCAATTTTTAAGCAATTCCATTCTTGATGATTTAAGAATAATATTTAATTTTCATATGGACTCAAAGAATTATGCTATGTTAATTCTTTCAGGTCAACCTAATTTTTTACTTCAACTCAGCAGGCAGGTCCATGAAGCACTACGTCAACGAATCATAATGAATTATTGCTTAAAAGGGCTAACGCATGATGAATGTAAGCCCTACATAACTTCTATGCTAAAAGCCGCAGGCTGTTCAGAACCAATTTTTACTGATGATGCTTTTGAACTCATTTATTCAAGCACTAATGGAGCTATAAGACCACTAAATTCTCTAACGAGAATGTGCCTTATCTCTGGTGCTAATGAAAGACTTACTTCTATTAATTCAGATACAGTTTATAAATCTCAGAGTGAAATTGATCTTACAATTTAA
- a CDS encoding AAA family ATPase, protein MRPIKLKIKGLNSFIDSQDIDFQKLTDKGLFGIFGPTGSGKSTILDGITLALYGEVARKSSNYMNTNCSSLNVSFEFQISSVEIKRYRVDREFRRDPKTGNVRTRSAKIISIENNEKIILEEGAKSVTGKCEEIIGLTLEDFTRTVVLPQGKFSEFLKLEGKDRRNMLERLFNLQKYGDNLSIKLNGKIKREREKVNLLDGELKGYENVNNEILQDKTNTLIEKKEHYDRAQEELKICEKKYDEEKELWNLQEELKEQLHRKAELKEREEDINKDSKKISLAESALKLKPYVDSYEDTLKQIANINNNLIQLGNKMKVTEENKKKAEAQLEKAKRRKEKDLPDLTIRQQKVIDAIEEKRLLDVLNREKIILEENINDVEKRGKSTNIKIEKNRVIIDNINSSIMERENKVETLIVHEEHKRKIDEGILILNTLQNLSKQKEDLSASKKSVLLSLEKAKLKGKNLLKKIKDNKDLLNNSNEDLNNLLQNCPGDENTLLNLQSQLNTATEKWNKYKEYNTKLNNGTKNIEVFKKDLDKRESERVFLEEEIKKIKTSIKKAETENIAHNLRNTLLEGKPCPVCGSKHHSIENIKILEINNVDELNLDLDNRDKKYTLLMQEIIKLQTNIKAEDKNIEECNLKIRELGDGFKSISVDELKTKFDILKQHISKFNEKKVSLDKKIKSLIEEKGILEVEYSRESTKEIENGQQLKKIDNNLVSLEDELNKNNRQLELLKKDTSIEDFKSERDKISRKEKEKTLLEKEIKELRKRLDNELLIKEDLNKDISELREEFKENRTILIEKNKNIEEKKKAIKSKAGNIEDLEEIHLEICKAIKLINEEYEKSEENKNAIELLYNECNNDMISAKSKLLSLKERSVKDRDKLQSALGEEGIESIDKVKDNFMSREEIDKLKLLVEEYKNIVTKLTGNIENIKKKINNRILSEEQWLEIQNSKNNIQKTLKSLEEDKIRLETEVTTLKESFLKKKKLLVDREELEHKLALLDDLDKLFKGKKFVEFVAANQLKYVSIEACKWLKEITSGNYGLEVDDNGKFIIRDYKNGGAERDASTLSGGETFVTSLALALALSAQIQLKGTAPLELFFLDEGFGTLDDNLLEVVMDSLERIHNDRLSIGIISHVESIKNRVPVKLIVTAAQAGMGGSKVRIERS, encoded by the coding sequence ATGAGACCAATTAAACTTAAGATAAAGGGGCTTAATAGCTTTATAGACAGTCAAGATATTGATTTTCAAAAATTGACGGATAAAGGTTTATTTGGAATATTTGGTCCTACAGGTAGTGGTAAATCTACAATACTGGATGGCATTACTTTAGCATTATACGGAGAAGTTGCAAGAAAGAGTTCAAATTATATGAATACCAATTGCAGCAGTCTGAACGTCAGTTTTGAATTTCAAATTTCCTCAGTAGAAATAAAAAGATATAGAGTAGATAGAGAGTTTAGAAGAGATCCTAAAACAGGAAATGTAAGGACTAGATCAGCTAAAATAATAAGTATAGAAAATAATGAGAAAATAATTCTAGAAGAAGGAGCTAAAAGTGTAACAGGCAAATGTGAAGAGATAATTGGATTGACATTGGAAGATTTTACTAGAACCGTGGTGCTTCCTCAGGGAAAATTCAGTGAATTTTTAAAGCTTGAAGGAAAAGATAGAAGAAATATGCTGGAAAGATTATTTAATCTTCAGAAATATGGAGATAATCTTTCAATAAAGTTAAATGGCAAGATTAAAAGAGAAAGAGAAAAGGTGAATCTTTTAGATGGAGAATTAAAGGGATATGAAAATGTAAATAATGAAATACTTCAGGACAAGACAAATACACTGATTGAAAAAAAGGAGCATTATGATAGAGCTCAAGAAGAATTAAAGATTTGTGAAAAGAAGTATGATGAGGAAAAGGAATTATGGAATCTTCAGGAAGAGTTAAAGGAACAATTACATAGAAAAGCTGAACTTAAAGAGAGGGAAGAGGATATAAATAAGGACTCAAAAAAGATATCTTTAGCTGAAAGTGCTTTAAAGTTAAAGCCCTATGTAGATAGTTACGAGGATACATTAAAGCAGATTGCCAATATAAATAATAATCTTATACAGCTAGGTAATAAGATGAAAGTTACAGAAGAAAATAAAAAAAAGGCAGAAGCTCAATTGGAAAAAGCTAAAAGAAGGAAAGAAAAAGATCTGCCAGATTTAACTATAAGGCAGCAGAAAGTTATAGATGCCATAGAGGAAAAAAGGTTACTTGATGTATTAAATAGGGAAAAGATTATTCTGGAAGAAAATATAAATGATGTAGAAAAAAGGGGTAAGAGCACAAATATAAAAATAGAGAAAAATAGAGTAATTATTGATAATATCAACAGCAGTATTATGGAAAGAGAAAATAAAGTAGAAACTTTAATAGTACATGAAGAACATAAGCGAAAAATTGATGAAGGTATATTGATTTTAAATACACTTCAAAATTTGTCAAAACAGAAAGAAGATTTATCAGCCTCTAAAAAATCTGTACTGTTAAGTTTAGAAAAAGCTAAACTTAAGGGTAAAAATTTGCTTAAAAAAATTAAAGACAACAAAGATCTGCTGAATAATAGTAATGAGGATTTAAATAATCTTCTACAGAATTGTCCTGGGGATGAAAATACATTGTTAAATCTTCAGTCACAATTAAACACTGCCACAGAAAAATGGAATAAATACAAAGAGTATAATACCAAGTTAAATAACGGTACTAAAAATATTGAAGTTTTTAAAAAGGATCTGGATAAAAGAGAAAGTGAAAGAGTATTTTTGGAAGAGGAAATAAAAAAAATAAAGACTTCCATAAAAAAAGCAGAAACTGAAAATATAGCTCATAATTTGAGAAACACATTGTTAGAGGGGAAGCCTTGCCCAGTATGCGGGTCAAAGCATCATTCTATAGAAAATATAAAAATATTAGAAATTAATAATGTAGATGAACTGAATTTGGATTTAGACAATAGAGATAAAAAATATACACTATTGATGCAGGAAATAATAAAATTGCAGACAAATATTAAAGCTGAGGATAAGAACATAGAAGAATGTAATTTAAAAATTAGAGAATTGGGAGATGGATTTAAAAGTATTTCAGTAGATGAACTTAAAACTAAGTTTGATATTTTAAAACAGCATATAAGTAAATTCAATGAAAAAAAAGTAAGTTTGGATAAAAAAATTAAATCTTTAATTGAAGAAAAGGGTATTTTAGAGGTTGAATACAGCAGAGAAAGTACAAAGGAAATTGAAAATGGGCAGCAATTAAAAAAAATAGATAATAATTTAGTGTCTTTAGAGGATGAATTAAATAAAAATAACAGACAACTGGAACTTCTAAAAAAGGATACGTCTATTGAAGATTTTAAATCGGAGAGAGATAAAATTTCAAGGAAAGAAAAAGAAAAGACTCTTTTAGAAAAGGAAATAAAGGAGTTAAGAAAAAGGCTGGATAATGAGCTCTTAATAAAGGAAGATTTAAATAAAGATATAAGTGAACTTAGAGAAGAATTCAAGGAAAATAGAACTATCCTCATTGAAAAAAATAAAAATATAGAGGAAAAAAAGAAGGCTATAAAAAGTAAGGCAGGTAATATTGAAGATTTGGAGGAAATCCATTTAGAAATATGTAAAGCCATAAAATTAATAAATGAAGAATATGAAAAATCAGAAGAAAATAAAAATGCAATAGAACTCCTTTATAATGAATGTAATAATGATATGATTTCTGCCAAAAGCAAGCTATTAAGCCTTAAGGAAAGAAGTGTAAAAGATAGGGATAAGCTTCAAAGTGCACTTGGTGAAGAGGGGATAGAAAGTATAGATAAGGTCAAAGACAATTTTATGTCTAGAGAGGAAATTGACAAATTAAAGCTTCTAGTAGAAGAATATAAAAATATTGTTACTAAACTTACAGGAAATATAGAGAATATTAAAAAGAAAATTAATAACAGAATATTGTCTGAAGAACAGTGGCTTGAAATCCAGAATTCAAAAAATAATATTCAAAAGACGCTAAAGAGTTTAGAGGAAGATAAAATAAGATTAGAAACGGAAGTTACTACACTAAAGGAAAGTTTTTTAAAAAAGAAAAAGCTTTTAGTGGATAGAGAGGAGCTGGAACACAAATTAGCCCTTTTAGATGATCTTGATAAATTGTTTAAAGGTAAGAAGTTTGTGGAATTTGTTGCAGCAAATCAGCTTAAATATGTGTCCATTGAAGCTTGTAAATGGCTGAAGGAGATAACTTCAGGTAATTATGGACTTGAAGTTGATGACAATGGTAAATTTATTATACGAGATTATAAAAATGGAGGAGCAGAGAGAGATGCTTCTACACTATCTGGAGGAGAGACTTTTGTAACTTCTCTGGCCCTGGCTCTAGCACTATCAGCCCAAATACAGCTTAAAGGTACAGCACCTTTAGAGTTATTCTTTTTAGATGAAGGTTTTGGAACTCTTGACGATAATCTTTTGGAAGTAGTTATGGATTCTTTAGAGAGGATTCATAATGACAGATTGTCTATAGGTATAATAAGTCATGTGGAATCTATAAAGAATAGAGTGCCGGTAAAGCTTATAGTAACTGCTGCACAGGCAGGAATGGGCGGAAGTAAGGTCAGGATAGAGAGAAGTTAG
- a CDS encoding exonuclease SbcCD subunit D: MRILHTADWHLGKNLEGCSRMDEQDAFLNDFVEIVKSNDIDLIIIAGDIYDNANPPARAERMFYNTLKKLSAKGERLTLVISGNHDNPDRLIAAGPLARDHGIIMVGTPKSVVPTGEYGSHKVVNSGEGFIEVGIKGERAVILTVPYPSEKRLNEVLYGAMDEEKEKLDSYSDRVKTLFESLSENYREDTVNIAVSHLFAMGSEEAGSERSIQLGGSFIVDGSCFPEKAQYIALGHVHKPQIVPGTDRRARYAGSPIHYNKKEINFTKKCFIIDVKAGENCHIEEIEFKVYKPIELWKCKSIEEAIEKCIENKDRNCWVYLEITTDRYIREDEIKLMKNNKKDILEIMPKILEGNNDELNINSFSEKSFEDIFREFYFKERKVEPQPEVVDLLLSIIREGEEENETN; the protein is encoded by the coding sequence ATGAGAATTTTACATACAGCGGATTGGCATCTAGGTAAAAATTTAGAGGGCTGCAGTCGCATGGATGAGCAGGATGCCTTTCTCAATGACTTTGTTGAAATAGTAAAATCTAATGACATCGACTTAATAATTATTGCAGGAGATATTTATGATAATGCTAATCCCCCTGCAAGAGCAGAGAGAATGTTTTATAACACATTAAAAAAATTATCTGCTAAGGGTGAAAGATTAACTTTGGTGATATCAGGTAATCATGATAACCCTGATAGACTTATAGCAGCAGGACCTTTAGCAAGAGATCATGGAATTATAATGGTGGGTACTCCAAAATCTGTTGTTCCAACAGGAGAATATGGCAGTCATAAGGTTGTTAATTCTGGAGAAGGCTTTATTGAAGTTGGGATAAAAGGGGAAAGGGCTGTAATTTTAACAGTTCCTTACCCCAGCGAAAAGAGATTAAATGAAGTATTGTATGGGGCAATGGACGAGGAAAAGGAAAAATTGGATTCTTACAGTGACAGAGTAAAAACTTTATTTGAAAGTTTAAGTGAAAATTATAGAGAAGATACTGTAAATATAGCAGTATCTCATCTATTTGCCATGGGAAGTGAAGAAGCAGGCTCCGAGAGAAGTATTCAGCTGGGAGGTAGTTTTATTGTAGATGGAAGCTGTTTTCCTGAAAAAGCTCAGTATATTGCACTAGGACACGTACATAAGCCTCAGATAGTACCTGGCACGGATAGAAGAGCAAGATATGCTGGGTCCCCCATACATTACAATAAGAAAGAAATCAATTTTACGAAAAAATGTTTTATTATAGATGTAAAAGCGGGAGAAAACTGCCATATTGAAGAGATTGAATTTAAAGTATATAAACCTATAGAGCTCTGGAAATGTAAAAGCATTGAGGAAGCCATTGAGAAATGTATAGAAAATAAAGATAGAAATTGCTGGGTTTATCTTGAGATAACAACGGACAGATATATAAGAGAAGATGAAATAAAGTTGATGAAAAATAATAAAAAAGATATTTTGGAAATCATGCCTAAAATATTAGAGGGAAATAATGATGAGTTGAATATAAATAGTTTTTCAGAAAAATCTTTTGAAGACATTTTTAGGGAATTCTACTTTAAGGAAAGAAAAGTTGAACCACAGCCGGAAGTGGTAGATTTATTGTTATCTATTATAAGGGAAGGGGAAGAGGAAAATGAGACCAATTAA
- a CDS encoding glycoside hydrolase family 32 protein — MNKNEELMKLAYKAISDGKERVNSDYHRLKYHLMPPVGFMNDPNGFININGEYHLFYQLNPLFPKGKKVYWGHVKSIDLVNWQQLPIALSPGDWYDKDGCYSGSAVDYNGKFTLIYTGNVKNSCGNRETYQCIAQTEDNINFIKSSDNPVINNQPEGYTRHFRDPKVWKHDGVWYMVIGAQTVKEQGTAILYSSYNLFDWNLIGEVAGSNIEDLSFLGYMWECPNLLNIKGKDVLIFCPQGVEKQGDLYNNIYQCGYLVGNLDYKTGKLNYKNFMELDRGFEFYAPQFMEDDRGRKLLIGWIGLPDEDEAPTVKNGWLHCLSMVRELDMKDDRIIQKPAEEMKLLRKNEISYRNVEIKNEQVDFNNINGDSYELLCDFSWSAVSEFGIKLRCNETLSEETVIYYDVKSEKLILDRDKSGLSLKGVRKCDVKNHGNLKLHIFMDTSSIEIFVNDGEEVFTARIYPNRDSRDIIFYSKNGDVKFDVKYWEL, encoded by the coding sequence ATGAATAAAAATGAAGAATTAATGAAATTGGCATATAAGGCAATTTCAGATGGGAAAGAAAGAGTTAATAGTGATTATCACAGATTGAAGTACCATTTAATGCCTCCAGTAGGTTTTATGAATGATCCCAATGGATTTATTAACATAAATGGAGAGTATCATCTCTTTTATCAGCTTAATCCTCTTTTCCCTAAAGGTAAAAAAGTATATTGGGGACATGTAAAGAGTATTGATCTGGTTAATTGGCAGCAGCTTCCCATAGCACTTTCACCAGGGGATTGGTATGACAAAGATGGATGCTATTCAGGCAGTGCAGTTGATTACAATGGTAAATTTACTTTGATATATACTGGGAATGTCAAAAATAGCTGTGGAAATAGAGAAACCTATCAGTGCATTGCACAAACTGAGGATAATATAAACTTTATAAAAAGCAGTGATAATCCAGTTATAAACAATCAGCCAGAGGGATATACGAGACATTTTAGAGACCCTAAAGTTTGGAAACATGATGGAGTATGGTATATGGTAATAGGAGCTCAAACAGTAAAAGAACAGGGGACTGCAATACTTTATAGTTCTTATAACTTATTTGATTGGAATTTGATAGGGGAAGTAGCAGGATCAAATATAGAAGATTTGAGCTTTTTAGGCTATATGTGGGAATGTCCTAACTTACTAAACATAAAGGGAAAGGATGTATTGATCTTTTGTCCTCAGGGAGTTGAAAAGCAGGGTGATCTGTATAATAATATATATCAATGTGGCTATCTTGTAGGAAATTTGGACTACAAAACTGGAAAATTAAATTATAAAAATTTTATGGAATTAGATAGAGGATTTGAATTCTATGCTCCTCAGTTCATGGAGGATGATAGAGGAAGAAAGCTTTTGATAGGATGGATAGGACTGCCGGATGAAGATGAAGCTCCTACCGTTAAAAATGGCTGGCTTCACTGCCTTTCAATGGTAAGAGAACTAGATATGAAAGATGATAGAATAATTCAAAAACCAGCAGAGGAAATGAAACTTTTAAGAAAAAATGAGATATCCTATAGAAATGTTGAAATAAAAAATGAACAGGTTGATTTTAATAACATAAATGGTGATAGTTATGAATTATTATGTGACTTTTCCTGGAGTGCTGTTTCAGAATTTGGGATAAAGCTGAGATGCAATGAAACTTTAAGTGAAGAAACTGTAATTTATTATGATGTCAAAAGTGAAAAATTAATTTTGGATAGAGATAAAAGTGGATTAAGCTTAAAGGGAGTTAGAAAATGTGATGTTAAAAATCATGGTAATTTAAAGCTTCACATATTTATGGATACCTCTTCCATTGAGATCTTTGTAAATGATGGGGAAGAAGTTTTTACAGCCAGAATATATCCTAATAGGGATAGCAGAGATATAATTTTTTATTCAAAAAATGGTGATGTAAAGTTTGATGTTAAGTACTGGGAACTATGA